A stretch of the Arthrobacter sp. PAMC 25486 genome encodes the following:
- a CDS encoding mechanosensitive ion channel family protein — MEELELAIKPILAILAAIALALLATWLLRLTADHVFRKIPDFKRRSAPAKAPVFVVLLTVGLRIALASTVSGQPWFGAVDFILVAAFIAALCWLFLAALSVAERLLLRQFSGRVTDSRRRRRLTTQVTLGRRVISALVITLAVAGLLLTIPEVRALGTGILASAGLISIVAGLAVQSSLANVFAGVQLAFTDALRIDDVVVVEDLWGQVDEITMTYVVVRVWDERMLILPSTYFTTTPFENWTRNNPKIKGSVELDLDWDTPVAELRTHLDRLLASTPLWDGRTGDLAVTNAVDSLVRIRIVVSSADSDDLWDLRCLVRESMVEFIQQHRRSSLPRQRWEIMPAATDLATDSAETGATSV, encoded by the coding sequence ATGGAAGAACTCGAACTGGCCATCAAACCCATCCTGGCGATCCTGGCCGCCATAGCGCTGGCACTGCTGGCAACGTGGTTGCTCAGGTTGACCGCCGATCATGTTTTTCGCAAGATTCCAGACTTCAAGCGCCGCTCCGCACCGGCGAAGGCGCCGGTTTTCGTCGTCCTGCTCACGGTGGGATTACGCATAGCGCTCGCCTCCACCGTGTCCGGGCAGCCCTGGTTTGGTGCCGTGGATTTCATTCTTGTGGCGGCCTTCATAGCGGCCCTGTGCTGGTTGTTCTTGGCAGCACTATCCGTCGCTGAGCGCCTGCTGCTGCGGCAATTCAGCGGACGCGTCACCGACAGCCGGCGTCGACGCAGGCTCACCACCCAGGTGACCTTGGGCCGCCGAGTCATCAGCGCCCTGGTGATCACCTTGGCCGTGGCGGGTCTGCTGCTGACCATACCCGAGGTCAGGGCGCTGGGTACCGGGATCTTGGCCTCGGCCGGACTGATCTCCATTGTCGCCGGCCTCGCCGTACAGAGCTCCCTGGCCAATGTTTTTGCCGGCGTACAGCTGGCCTTCACCGACGCCCTCAGGATTGATGATGTGGTGGTGGTGGAAGATCTGTGGGGACAGGTGGACGAGATCACCATGACCTACGTTGTGGTACGGGTGTGGGATGAACGGATGCTGATCCTGCCGTCCACCTACTTCACCACCACTCCTTTTGAGAACTGGACCCGCAACAACCCCAAAATCAAGGGCAGCGTTGAGCTCGACCTTGACTGGGACACCCCCGTAGCGGAGTTGCGCACCCACCTGGACCGGCTTCTGGCGTCCACTCCTTTGTGGGACGGGCGCACCGGTGACTTGGCAGTGACCAACGCCGTCGACAGCTTGGTCCGGATCAGGATTGTTGTCAGTTCTGCCGACAGTGACGACCTTTGGGACTTGCGCTGCCTGGTGCGGGAATCAATGGTGGAGTTCATTCAACAGCACCGCCGGTCGTCCTTGCCCCGCCAGCGCTGGGAAATCATGCCTGCTGCCACCGACCTGGCTACGGATTCGGCCGAGACCGGGGCAACCTCCGTTTAG
- a CDS encoding response regulator transcription factor codes for MSEKIRVIVADDEALVRAALVTMVTSRPDMTVVGEAASGPQAVRCAQTQRSDVVLMDVRMPGGDGITATAQLRALPVPPQVLVLTTFDLDDYVFAALEAGAAGFLLKDTDPERLFHAIRAVAAGEGMLAPTVTKRLIDRTRERAAAARSNAAVARLEELTAREAEVLDAIAQGMSNDGIARALFVSEGTVKTHVSRILAKLELENRVQAALLFRDSRH; via the coding sequence GTGAGTGAGAAGATCCGCGTCATCGTCGCCGACGACGAGGCACTCGTCCGTGCCGCGCTGGTGACGATGGTGACCTCCCGCCCCGACATGACAGTGGTGGGTGAGGCTGCCAGCGGACCGCAGGCGGTGAGGTGCGCGCAGACGCAACGGTCCGACGTCGTACTCATGGATGTGCGGATGCCCGGCGGCGACGGCATCACGGCAACCGCCCAGCTGCGAGCCCTGCCGGTGCCGCCGCAGGTCCTCGTGCTGACCACCTTTGACCTTGACGACTATGTCTTTGCCGCGCTGGAGGCGGGCGCCGCCGGATTCCTGCTCAAGGACACGGATCCGGAGCGGCTGTTCCACGCGATCCGGGCGGTGGCTGCGGGGGAGGGAATGCTCGCGCCGACGGTGACGAAGCGGCTGATCGACAGGACGCGGGAACGGGCTGCGGCGGCACGGTCGAACGCTGCGGTGGCACGGCTGGAAGAACTGACGGCGCGCGAGGCGGAGGTGCTGGACGCGATTGCGCAGGGGATGAGCAACGACGGGATTGCGCGGGCGCTGTTCGTGAGTGAGGGGACAGTCAAGACCCATGTGTCGCGCATTCTGGCCAAACTGGAGCTGGAGAACCGGGTGCAGGCGGCGCTGCTGTTTCGCGACTCACGGCATTGA
- a CDS encoding sensor histidine kinase — MKIKMMPVGSPWRTVLLVLVVAAADVVFSMALLGFGLENGTVPDPADAGLEWARYGIAPVLAPLGAVALIWRHRFPKTVAAAAAVLGALSFGGIAFFVALFMLARRRLDWWVAAIIALAVAAEMLFGSEPMAWDVALFGALGWSAIAVWGAYRGQRARLRENQVASLKERAEQAEARHAADVERSRLAERHRIAREMHDTLAHRMSLVAVQAAALQVAAPDAETAGSARLIRETAHAALGELRDVLGVLHEDGTAGPAGTARWQAVDPGTATGAPSGGTTEAASNRTAPSGIEQIAGLLEEWRLAGINVDYSPNAELDGVLPDAVSRGAFRVVQEGITNVARHAPGAVSAVRLELHPFEPQEPRPQELQITVSNGPGAQSEPAPGAGLGLVGLAERVQLLGGTLDHGPTGSGFQLVARIPFTKQPQNQRDIQEGAIL; from the coding sequence ATGAAGATAAAAATGATGCCCGTTGGAAGTCCCTGGCGCACAGTCCTGCTGGTCCTTGTTGTGGCCGCGGCCGACGTCGTATTTTCGATGGCCCTGCTCGGCTTCGGGCTGGAAAACGGAACGGTCCCGGACCCGGCGGATGCCGGACTGGAATGGGCCCGCTATGGAATTGCGCCTGTGCTTGCCCCCTTGGGCGCCGTTGCGCTGATTTGGCGGCACCGCTTCCCGAAAACCGTGGCCGCCGCCGCGGCCGTGCTGGGTGCGCTCTCGTTCGGTGGAATCGCATTCTTCGTTGCCCTGTTCATGCTGGCCAGGCGCCGCCTCGACTGGTGGGTGGCAGCCATCATTGCCTTGGCCGTCGCAGCGGAAATGCTGTTTGGCAGTGAGCCGATGGCCTGGGACGTGGCCCTGTTTGGCGCTCTGGGATGGAGCGCCATTGCGGTCTGGGGTGCCTACCGCGGCCAGCGGGCCAGGCTCCGGGAAAACCAGGTGGCATCGCTGAAGGAACGTGCCGAGCAGGCCGAAGCCCGGCACGCCGCAGATGTCGAACGCAGCCGCCTGGCCGAACGGCACCGCATCGCCCGGGAAATGCACGACACCCTGGCCCACAGGATGTCGCTGGTGGCTGTTCAGGCAGCGGCGTTGCAGGTGGCTGCCCCGGACGCCGAAACTGCCGGCTCGGCCCGGCTGATCCGGGAGACTGCCCACGCCGCCCTGGGAGAACTCCGCGATGTGCTCGGCGTGCTGCACGAAGATGGTACAGCCGGCCCCGCCGGCACGGCCCGGTGGCAGGCTGTTGATCCGGGCACGGCAACTGGTGCGCCATCAGGGGGAACTACGGAGGCGGCGTCAAACAGGACTGCGCCATCCGGGATCGAACAAATTGCGGGCCTGCTGGAGGAATGGCGGCTGGCCGGGATCAACGTTGACTATTCACCGAATGCTGAACTCGACGGCGTGCTGCCGGACGCGGTCAGCCGAGGGGCATTCCGGGTGGTCCAGGAGGGCATCACCAACGTGGCCCGCCATGCGCCCGGTGCAGTGTCGGCCGTGAGGCTTGAACTCCACCCGTTCGAACCGCAGGAACCACGACCACAAGAGCTGCAGATCACGGTGTCGAACGGCCCCGGAGCACAGAGCGAACCGGCCCCGGGGGCCGGACTCGGCTTGGTTGGCTTGGCCGAGCGCGTCCAGCTCCTCGGCGGCACGCTGGACCATGGCCCCACGGGAAGCGGCTTTCAACTGGTAGCCCGCATCCCGTTCACCAAGCAGCCGCAAAACCAGCGCGACATCCAGGAAGGAGCCATCTTGTGA
- a CDS encoding fumarylacetoacetate hydrolase family protein, which yields MRIARFVVDNDPMYGIVEGESGSEIVTVIKGDPFFNGVERTAEQHPLIDVRLVAPIIPRSKVIGIGRNFAEHARELGNEVPENPLMFLKPNTSVIGPNEPIVLPEFSEEVSYEAELCVVIGRICKDVPEERVEEVIFGYTCGNDLTARDVQAGDGQWARAKGFDTSAPLGPWIETELDPDDVYIKGWLNGELRQDGSSNQMVRSVRELVSIVSHAFTLLPGDVIMTGTPAGVDLLTAGDRYDVEIEGIGRLSNPVVRR from the coding sequence ATGCGCATAGCCCGATTTGTAGTAGACAATGACCCCATGTACGGCATCGTGGAAGGGGAGTCCGGCAGTGAAATCGTCACCGTCATCAAGGGCGATCCCTTCTTTAACGGTGTGGAACGGACCGCCGAGCAGCACCCGTTGATCGACGTGCGCCTGGTCGCCCCGATCATCCCGCGTTCCAAGGTCATCGGCATTGGCCGCAACTTCGCCGAGCACGCCCGCGAACTCGGCAACGAGGTCCCCGAGAACCCGCTGATGTTCCTCAAGCCCAACACCTCCGTGATCGGCCCGAACGAACCGATCGTGCTGCCGGAATTCTCCGAGGAGGTCTCCTACGAGGCCGAACTCTGCGTCGTCATCGGCCGCATCTGCAAGGATGTCCCGGAAGAGCGCGTCGAGGAGGTCATTTTCGGCTACACCTGCGGCAACGACCTCACCGCCCGCGACGTCCAGGCCGGCGACGGCCAGTGGGCCCGCGCCAAGGGTTTCGACACCTCCGCCCCGCTCGGGCCCTGGATCGAGACCGAACTGGACCCTGACGACGTCTACATCAAGGGTTGGCTCAACGGTGAACTCCGCCAGGACGGCAGCTCCAACCAGATGGTGCGCAGCGTCCGCGAACTCGTCTCGATCGTCTCGCACGCGTTCACCCTGCTCCCCGGCGACGTCATCATGACCGGCACCCCCGCCGGCGTCGACCTCCTTACTGCAGGCGATCGCTACGACGTCGAAATTGAGGGCATCGGCCGCCTCTCCAACCCGGTGGTCCGCCGCTAA
- a CDS encoding formate/nitrite transporter family protein, whose translation MDDEQRRRELGDNDAPVEEELETAFERIVEEGAQRLHRSWSSLLVTGVFGGMEVGLGVMAYLAVDHATGNKLLAGLAFSIGFIALLLAKSELFTEGFLVPIAAVAAKEARVGQLLKLWTGTLLANLAGGWIIMWLVMQGFPEWRETVVESATHYALAPLSVQTAALAVLGGSTITLMTRMQHGTDCMPAKIVAAVGGAFLLAGLPLFHSVLDSLLIFGAIHAGAPFGYLQWLNWFWYTVLFNVAGGVVLVTALRLVRTRELVSEKRKEAEAEGHPAG comes from the coding sequence ATGGATGATGAGCAACGACGCCGTGAGCTCGGTGACAATGACGCCCCTGTGGAAGAAGAACTGGAAACGGCCTTTGAGCGCATCGTGGAGGAAGGCGCGCAGCGGTTGCACAGGAGCTGGTCCTCCCTTCTGGTCACCGGGGTGTTTGGGGGAATGGAGGTGGGCCTGGGCGTGATGGCCTACTTGGCGGTGGACCATGCCACCGGCAACAAGCTGTTGGCTGGTCTTGCTTTCAGCATCGGCTTCATCGCCCTTCTGTTGGCAAAGAGTGAATTGTTCACGGAAGGCTTCCTGGTTCCAATTGCCGCCGTCGCTGCCAAGGAAGCCCGCGTGGGGCAACTGCTGAAGTTGTGGACCGGAACGTTGCTGGCCAATCTGGCCGGTGGGTGGATCATCATGTGGCTGGTCATGCAGGGGTTCCCGGAATGGCGTGAGACGGTGGTGGAATCGGCCACCCACTATGCCTTGGCGCCGCTGTCTGTGCAGACTGCGGCCTTGGCCGTGCTCGGTGGCAGCACTATTACGCTCATGACGCGCATGCAGCATGGCACTGATTGCATGCCTGCCAAGATCGTGGCAGCCGTGGGCGGGGCGTTTCTGCTGGCAGGTCTGCCGCTGTTCCACTCCGTGCTGGATTCGCTGCTGATCTTCGGTGCCATCCACGCCGGTGCGCCGTTCGGCTACCTGCAATGGCTGAACTGGTTTTGGTACACGGTGCTGTTCAATGTTGCCGGGGGAGTGGTGTTGGTGACTGCCCTGCGCCTGGTGCGCACCAGGGAGCTTGTCAGTGAAAAACGCAAGGAGGCTGAAGCTGAAGGCCATCCTGCAGGATAG